A window from Drosophila nasuta strain 15112-1781.00 chromosome 3, ASM2355853v1, whole genome shotgun sequence encodes these proteins:
- the LOC132792327 gene encoding general odorant-binding protein 68, whose amino-acid sequence MKVSILLLGLGQLLLLVSKKSSTAIRVHCRDVERIHEDHIHYCCKHPDGHNDVTEQCAKQTKFKLPSRDEEAIEDLTVDHVMTGTCFAKCVFDHYNFMDNDKLNMTAVRNHYQTTYKEDPEYVKEMISAFNLCHSKSEDATAEFLSTSIVRAFSSSAYSCKPMPSVVLACVIHRFFHNCPRNRWSNTTECVETLAFSKKCKDVLTTM is encoded by the exons ATGAAAGTATCAATTCTATTGCTTGGTCTGGGTCAGTTGCTGCTCCTGGTG AGCAAGAAATCCTCGACAGCGATACGTGTCCATTGTCGGGATGTGGAGCGCATCCATGAGGATCACATACACTACTGCTGCAAGCATCCCGATGGTCATAACGATGTCACCGAACAGTGCGCCAAGCAAACCAAGTTCAAGCTGCCCTCACGCGACGAAGAGGCTATCGAGGATCTGACCGTGGATCATGTGATGACTGGCACCTGTTTTGCCAAGTGCGTGTTCGATCATTACAATTTCATGGACAACGACAAGCTGAACATGACAGCTGTGCGCAATCACTATCAGACTACCTACAAAGAGGATCCCGAATATGTCAAGGAAATGATTTCAGCCTTTAATCTTTGCCACTCTAAAT CCGAGGATGCCACTGCTGAGTTCTTGTCCACCTCCATTGTCAGGGCTTTCAGCAGCAGCGCTTACAGCTGCAAACCGATGCCAAGCGTGGTCCTTGCCTGCGTCATCCATCGGTTTTTCCACAACTGTCCCCGGAATCGTTGGTCCAACACAACCGAGTGTGTGGAGACCTTGGCCTTCTCCAAGAAGTGCAAGGATGTCCTGACCACAATGTGA
- the LOC132792945 gene encoding general odorant-binding protein 67-like: MKLTLFITFGYLVWTVSSEIDCDQADNINEGHIHLCCKHPEDENETVDSCAKETNFRMPSAQDHNVLDLTADGAISATCFSDCMLNKMHFIKDHKLDMVAIKAYYEKKYSHDAEYASEMINAFDHCHGTTQRKEANFLMKHMPHSCNTNSSVILGCVVKQFFHNCPSNRWAQTQECKDTLEFSKSCPDAFASL, from the exons ATGAAGCTAACTTTATTCATCACTTTCGGATATTTAGTCTGG ACTGTGTCCAGCGAAATCGACTGCGATCAGGCGGACAATATTAACGAGGGACACATCCATTTGTGCTGCAAACATCCCGAGGATGAAAATGAGACTGTTGACAGCTGTGCCAAGGAAACGAACTTCAGGATGCCTTCTGCTCAGGATCACAATGTACTCGACCTAACTGCTGATGGCGCTATATCCGCCACGTGCTTCTCCGATTGTATGTTGAACAAAATGCACTTCATAAAGGATCACAAACTGGATATGGTTGCCATAAAGGCGTACTATGAAAAGAAGTATAGTCATGATGCCGAGTATGCTAGCGAAATGATTAATGCCTTTGATCATTGTCATGGCACAA CTCAAAGAAAAGAAGCGAACTTCTTGATGAAGCATATGCCGCACAGTTGCAACACCAATTCGAGCGTTATTCTGGGCTGTGTTGTCAAGCAGTTCTTCCACAATTGCCCAAGTAATCGTTGGGCTCAGACTCAGGAATGCAAGGATACCTTGGAGTTCAGCAAGAGTTGCCCAGATGCATTTGCTTCACTCTAA
- the LOC132788109 gene encoding uncharacterized protein LOC132788109, with protein MDHRNYKLIVLLLALIAAALSEVLGEDSSEVVEPVESLTEELCSKKRNGCCSDFFMGDNPNMLKCMAIHSAKMPDADDEDVGKLMKFMSCFVECFYKKSKFIGKGDTLNMKMVKLEAETLYGERPKEKEYFVKSYEHCRTHVQTEFNLMKNTPGSKALLKNTCRPFFMYLHMCVMEYHQKYECPYFRWKPDMLSGKDSSCKEARAKCYAIDGIKPPLMDML; from the exons ATGGATCACCGCAACTACAAGTTAATAGTTCTCTTACTTGCTCTGATTGCAGCTGCTCTAAGTGAGGTCCTTGGCGAGGACAGTAGCGAAGTAGTTGAGCCAGTAGAATCGCTGACAGAAGAACTCTGTTCCAAGAAG CGCAATGGCTGCTGCTCGGACTTTTTCATGGGCGACAATCCCAATATGCTAAAGTGCATGGCGATTCACTCGGCCAAAATGCCAGATGCCGATGATGAGGATGTGGGCAAGCTGATGAAGTTCATGTCG TGCTTTGTGGAGTGCTTCTACAAGAAGAGCAAGTTCATTGGAAAAGGCGACACGCTCAACATGAAGATGGTCAAATTGGAAGCGGAGACGTTATACGGGGAACGTCCGAAAGAGAAGGAATACTTTGTAAAGTCATATGAGCACTGTCGCACACATG TTCAAACCGAGTTCAATCTGATGAAGAACACGCCAGGGTCGAAGGCTTTGCTGAAAAACACCTGTCGACCCTTCTTTATGTATCTGCACATGTGCGTCATGGAGTATCATCAGAAGTATGAATGTCCTTATTTCCGCTGGAAGCCGGACATGTTGTCCGGTAAGGATTCCAGCTGCAAGGAGGCGAGAGCCAAGTGTTACGCGATTGATGGCATAAAGCCGCCGCTCATGGACATGCTGTAG